The following DNA comes from Alnus glutinosa chromosome 6, dhAlnGlut1.1, whole genome shotgun sequence.
ATTCAAGTCATATTGAGAcgtgtataaaattatatatgtcacGGACCAAGCTTAGTGCTTATCGTTTAAGGccaaaatttaaaatctttaataaaatttatattttttattaggtgGACCATTTTGCCCCCACATCAACATTTCTAgttttgacccatttaattagaaCACCAAATACTATGTATAGCTTAgtgtgagtaattttttttctattattgtttgaaataaaattaaatcctACAAGTCCCTCGGATTTAAAATCTAGTACATGTGACCAGATTTGGATCCATGttttaattcaaatttaatCTTAAACTTCATTATACAATTCAAAATTTGTCCAACCATATATTAGTATAGAAAAATGTTTAGTATTATGtttagttttcttctttttttttggtaagtagtATTATGTTTAGTTTTGTTTATAAGAAAATCCTCACCAATGGATTAATATACGAGGAGGGATATAAGCGTAATTTTGGTTGAAGGGAAGAGGATAGGGATATATGGGCATTGGGCGGTTTATAACCTTCGCTTGTGTCTTTCAACGGCCATGGCTTCGGTTAGGAGCTTAGACAAAGGGACCGTTGATCATCGTCATCTTCTTCAACCCTGTGCAAAACCCACCACAAACCAAGCACAGTGTCCAAAGCAAGCTGTTTTTCCAATACCCATTTCGAGAAGGTCCGCAATTCTGATTTCTTCTCTGCCTTTCATCCTCATTTCTCACTCTCCACCATCAGAGGCCAGAGAGCGACGCAACAAGAAGGCCATCCCTCTTGAAGACTACCTCACTAGCCGTTGGTCACTCATCTTTTCTGTCTGTTAATCTTTGTCGTATTGTGATGTGTATGTGGGTTCATGGGTTGCTTCGATTTCTTGTAATGGTTTTGTGGTTATTTAAATGTTGGTAATAGAGTGTTATGTGATTAGTTGTAttgattaatatttatattcttgTTTGTGTTGTAATTGTGAAGACTGATTTGATTTAAAACAACTGCGAATGGTAATTGATGGGTTATGGGGCAATTTTGAGCTGTGTCTGTTACTACATTTGGGTGTTTTGCAGAGAATTTGTGGCATTCTTGGATTTATTGCTtcaaaaagtttgattttttttttttttctatttttgtaggGTTTCACttttttcagaatttgtttattttacttCATAAATGTTTCATAATTACATAATGTAAAGACTTCcaagaatattattttaaaatttaaaaaggaagAGAGGGTGGGGGCAATCATATCCTTGATGACAAGGAACATCATAAAATGGCCTGTCTCAGGGGACCTGTCTCTTTGTGTTTGTGGTTTTATTTCAAGTAAAACAAACCAATTTTGTCCTGCTCATGCCTGATATGTTGATTTTGTGACTAAGTGTTGCTTTGAATCATATACTAATTGAAACACATTAACTTGCTAATAGCTGCAAAAGTTATGGGAAAAGGCAGTTGTGAGCATTCTTAGTTAGTGTTTTTGAACTTACTGTATTTTTGCCTTATGTTACCTTTGAAGCAGGTGATGGCTTAAAATACTATGACGTGGTTGAGGGAAAGGGTCCAGTAGCTGAAAAAGGATCAACAGTTCAGGTTTGATTGTGAAGTGAGTTGAAGATATTCTGTTTTCATATATATGGATAGAGATTTACCTTTGTATTGGCTCATACTCTACAGGTGCACTTTGACTGTAGGTACCGTGGGATTACAGCTGTGTCAAGTCGAGAATCTAAACTCTTGGCTGGAAATCGTAGTATTGCCCAGGTTCTCGCCTTTGCCTCTTTGTGTGTGGAGTGTGAGAGAGagcacaacttttttttaatcagaACTAATAGCTAGACCCGCTAATCCACAGTTCATTGTGCTTTAACTAGCCATACGAGTTCAAAGTTGGAGCTCCTCCAGGCAAAGAAAGGAAGCGTGAATTTGTAGACAGCCCAAATGGTTTGTTTTCTGCACAGGCAGCACCAAAACCCCCGGCGGCTATGTACTCAGTAACCGAAGGGATGAAAGTAGGGGGAAAGGTGATAGCATCTTCCCATTTTCGTAAAAATATACTCTTTTAAGGAAGCAGTTACTCTTTTAGTTTCTCATCATCTTTATACTGTTAAACTTATGACCCTTGctttattttcctttcttctaAATCATCTCTTATTGCAGCGAACTGTGCTTGTTCCTCCAGAGGCTGGATATGGCCAAAAGGGAATGAACGAGATCCCAGTAAGCCCTTCAATCTTGAAtttcttctataattttttatgcATATACTCTCGCTggcatctttctttcttttttttcttttttttttttcacacactTACTTTTTTGTATTGCTTTGATGGCTTCATTTATCTTCTACCATAATGTTTAATATCATATCCATGTTCTTCATGCATTCTTATTTTACAGTTTATACCCGAGAAAATTTTGGGGTTATGACTTGTCCTCCCTCAAATTTTTGTGAACTTTTGCAGCCTGGAGCTACATTTGAACTAAATATTGAGCTTTTGCAAGCAGTACTGCCTGAATGAAAGTAAGCTTGTTCTGCGCTATGAGAAGTTCATGGTGATTGAATCTCtcatcatcaccatcaccatcaccatcaccttttctttttattggttttgattgGAACGACGACTGCCTTTTTGTTCCAAATGGCAATAGTTTCAGCTAATGATTCTTTTGTATGAAGAACAGAAGAAGCACGGTTTCATCAAGGGTCCACTCCACTCCAGCTTGTTTAGGCATCTACATTGTCTGTATACTATTGGGATAGCCATTTTAGCTGTACTGTTCGCATACGGTTTTGATTGAGGTTGCATAAATGataacattaattaaatattgcGACTCTCACTTCAAGGTTATGAAGTTCTTTCTCATATGTTATATAATGCCTAGACATTTTCTGGTGTTGTGTGCGCTTATATTTAATCCTCTGTTTTCCCTacatttttttgagtttttttggcAGTGCTGCTGTGCCCACAAGTCTGCAACAGCTTTCGACAGTGTGTTCATGTCCGTAGGAGTGAGGGCTAATTTTTCACTATGTTGACAAATCATACTTCAGTTGCTGGCTAGGAAGCCATCAGGATCATCTACAATTAGTTGtccaaattttctcaaattcggacAGATAATTGTAAGAGAACACTTATGAGACTCAACTgatgaaataaaaattgggaTATTCAACTACTTATCCGATCAGGTGCATTctataagtagtctctcacaatcaccttaCGAAtttgagatttatttatttatttatttgacatTGTCTTCCTAGCGGATTGAAATCCTTTACAATTAAACGAGTCACATACCTAatgcattaaaataaaatgcttGAGCCCACGAGCGCCACGTTAGTAGGTAGCTTCCTTAGCAACTCCAAATCCAAACAAGCCCTCTTGGCAGCGTTGCATCTTCATAATTTTGTAGTCCAAATGATTAGCAATGAGTAGTATTAATGTATTATACACATTTTATCTTCCAAAGCTATGTAGCTTGCTAATAGTATATGCCAATATTGTGacgactctttttttttttttttttttaaaaaaaatacaaacagatCTTCATAGTGGCACAACTACATATCGCTTAGtcaacatatgacacatgccccataacatgtacctgataatcagagttacatctaacagcataatataataatcaatgtgcagcgaaACACATATTATAAGCGGAAATATATTTAATACATGACAGTTAATTATAACAAGAGTCAGTTACaaatctatctatttaaggcttataaaacacattacactaattacataccaaattacaggctcaacaaatacatgtgccacgtaggacatgagacataaataaaatacccaaaatgcggactacccatgagtccgtgacttatgactatcgcgatatgctccaatcatagcatcccatacgctaggtggacgagacaatatctatatccgcaaaacctgcaaccaaagtataaacgtctgcacggttgcgggggttgccgcatccgcacaggtgaaattatgagcccaccatcttagcataaatGAATACACTAAAACTTTAGATGTATGCTATTCATTGAGTTTTCGCAAataaccaacttttcatttttagtcatgcatacactataacagccaccaattttaaaaatttttgtttgaaaacccccataactgatatagcaaacattgactaatagaaaacatttaaaacatactttaCAGCTGAAATTATACATAGAAGTTTCATTGTGGGAGACTACATACattctcacctactatattacttttatGATAGATGGATCAATGCTTTTAAATCAGTTATGCAGATTATCATGAAAACAAATATAGGAGACCTGTAAAAGCAACCACTATATATCAAATCAATAAAACATCACACTCagaaaaacaatgctatgcatgcccattagtctttaatcttttgccataggggatgctagttcattggtctttaatcctatgtCATAGGGGATGCAAGCTCATTGGTCTTTAATATTTTGCCATAAGGAAtgctagcccattggtctttattCTTATGACATAGGGGGTGTAAGCCCAttggtttttaatattttgccaTAAGGAAtgctagcccattggtctttattCTTATGACATAGGGGGTgtaagcccattggtctttaatcctatgACATAGGGGATACAAGCTCATTGTTCTTTATTCCTATGCCATATGGGATGCGAGCTCATTGGTCTTTATTCTTATGACATATGGGgtgcaagcccattggtctttaatcctatgacataggggatacaagcccattggtctttattCCTATGTCATAGGGGATGCGAGctcattggtctttaatccttTGTCATACGTGAtgctagcccattggtctttattcctatgccataggggatgcgagctcattggtctttaatccttTGTCATACAGGATGCTAGCCATTGGTCTTTAttcctatgccataggggatgcaagtccattggtctttaatcttATGCCATAAGGGATGTTAGTTCATTGGTCTTTATTCCTATGCCATATGGGATGCTAGCCCTAAGGTCTTTTTCAGCCCAATGCTTTATACTCAAAACCATATACTTTTGCTTTTCAAGAACTATGCattttaacacatgctttctgtataaatccataaacaatttaacacatcacttcatcaatcaatatttccgtaatttaaatctcaacaaCAGCTCACAATCAAATCTTTCAAATcagttcaaatcacacttttcagTCACACATaatttctcataaacatcattgatatatttcaacataattgaaattacttaatacatccaaaacatattatcAACATATAGTCGGTTTAGATTTATAAAACATCATATAcattttgcaattcattaatatatgaaaaataatagtttatcagtaagtagaatactcaccttggctgggcggatttaagcactaggtctcctagacaccaccttgtaATGTATCATTGTAGAATTATGCATTGCACcatttagcactttaaataattaacaccttAATTAACACGTGAATCGCTTAAAGTTAAACcattggaaaacccataatattgtTAAGGGTTTTAAACATCTACCCATAAGtcctagacactaactaaaactcaaacaatactaacccaaagtatttactaagggttagatattaaaatcactatttaactatttactcataatattaattactaacccgcaATTAATTTTACTaactcataaattattttcattaacacttataataatattagccctaaaattatattcactaatctctgAATTATTTcccactaacattttctcaataatattaaccctcaaattatattcattaaacttttacataaaacactaccgttatttaaaataacatcaacccaaaagaaaatcttaggttaacctcacaaatattatttaaactaaatacccataattatttatttttactaacattagaacctaacccataaatacttatttttacaaaacttaTAGCTAATTTGAGATTAATCATCAttataaccacaattaatccacaaattaaaaatctaggttttaaacatttaaaaaccctaaattaatttaaccaatcaaattagggtttctaaactttaaaccataatttataaaacactaccccaaacacaatatcattaacccaatagcatttactaagagttaatcatataaaaactcaattaaaaaattaaatacctaAAAGTTAGAGTTTGAGGAAACTCACAAAAAATTCACTAAACCAAAACCTATGATTTGGGTAGTttcaagcaagttccaagtaacccattacctaaagaaaacactagattaaactcacatttcaagattttaaccaaaaatctaaaaaacacgagtttagtgttttacctcaaaatgatcaGTGAAAACGTAGATCCGTACTCATAGATCACGTTTTCAAAATCGAATTTGAattcattaaatattttatcttaataaattcattaaatattttattggacATTACAAATATATCGTCCCTTATCGAGGGACCGTACCATATTAATTttggaagaataaaaaaaaagaggtaattctaaaaatttatcGTGTGTCACCCTTATGTcttttaaaatatgaataaaatattgatcGACGTTGAGAGAATTAATCTCAAATTTATCTGTGGTTAGACTTTGTGGGAGTACTGAGCAGCGATCATGGACAGGTTCAAAGTAGGATTTCTTATTCTAAGTcaaatatgaataaaatatcaaaCCTAAATTTGATAGGCCAagcttaataataaaaaaaattgcttgcCCCACTTGACCCATAGGCCATAGATAGTTCCATCCATGGCTGAAGAAGAGGAGGGCAAGAAAGGATAGATGGAGAAAACAGCAATTCCCCTCATCACTCCCCACAGGATGGGAAGCTTTAATCTCTCTCACAGGTGAGTATGATTGAAACCCCACTTAGATTGGTTGCGTTCTCTAGTAACGACTTGACGTTTTGATGGATGTGTAGGATAGTTTTGGCACCGTTGACAAGAATGAGATCTTAACTTCGTTGCTCAACCCCATGCCGTTTTGTTTTACGCTCAGAGAACAACAAAGGGTGGCTTCTTGATTACAGAAGCCTCTGGGATATCAGACACTGCTCAAGGGTAATCATCTTGGTGCGAATGTGCTATTTTTTTTGCATTGACAAATTTTTAAGGTCATTTACTTATTCTTACAGCACCAGATTTTAGACAAAAATTGAGTGTCTCTCTGCTTTAGACATAAAATTTCTTGCTCCTTAGACTtagaaataactaaaatttcATGTTTGGAATGAatggttagaatttttttttttctttttggtaggTGGGCGTAGACAAATCGTATAATTATACATTGTGTATTGCCAAAGAAGATATGAGTGGTGTTAGTAATGTCCATTTAGTGTGATCATTGCAGTAAGTGGGAGAAGTGTCTATCTCTCCAAATTCTTATTGGGGTCTTACATTTCCATTTTCTGCTTACACAAAGCGTGAAAACATCACATATATACTTcttacttatatttttttatttttgaagttaCCCAAATACTCCTGGCATTTGGACAAGAGAACAAGTTGAAGCATGGAAACCCATTGTGAATGCTGTTCATGAAAAAAGAGGCATATTCTTTTGCCAACTTTGGCATGCCGGGAGGGTTTCCGACCATAgtaacttttcttttcccttaTGTTCTGTCCCTTGACTTGTAATTAGCATGGTTAGAGCATCTCCATGATTTATCTACTTTCCATCTAAAATGGCTAAACAAAAgttactttttctattttaactagtcacttttaaaaaaatattcaccatcttatttaaatttttttattcaattaaaataatctttttaataaatttatattgtagatgggagagacagagagaaaaagtaattaaaaacgTATTTATAGAGGTGTTGGTTAGCCATTTTACATAGAAATCCAAAATGCATAAGTCATTGTGGATGCTCGGATTCTTAGAGTGTTAAGAGTTAGTATATATGTATACCTTCTAATAGCACGCTCCATAGGTTTTCAACCTGATGGCCAGCCTCCAATATCTAGCACGGAAAAGCCAATAACAGCTGAGATTCAGATTGATGGTACTAGCGCAGCAGATTACCCACCTCCTCGACGGCTAAAAACTGATGAAATCTCTCAAGTTGTCGATGACTTCAGAATTGCAGCAAAAAATGCCATGGAAGCAGGTAATCCTTGACAGAGAACTTTTATTGGGCTttttgagggtttgttgggtttctttctttttttgggctttttcttttttgctttctagttaggtgctttctcttgtatacttacAGTGTACGTAGGGGAAccttacatttttaataagatcagtttattacttatcaaaaagagaaCTTTTATATTTGATAATGGTGTTAATTCaactttggtttgaaaaaaaccttttgattTGATACAATGGTGAGAAGTGTTTTTTTGGTTGGATTCatgtttgaaaagtgttttgaagaatatcttatgttttgaattgtgttaaaaaattgaaatgcacCACGAAATTAAAATAGTATCTCTATAAAAACTTGAAGACTAAGTGTATATTTTGTGCTACCTTACCAAATGTTGGTATAGGctctttgtatatatagagaactaGCAGGTAGTTACATATGTTTAGGAGAGTACAATCGTAATAGGAATAGAAGACTACAATCTGATTAATCAATGTGATTTAATCAGTTACAAACAGATTTGAATTTAAACTAGGGATCTTATCACAAGCTCCTATCTTTTAGGTCTTATCTTCATCTTGAGAACTTATAGGAGTAGTTTAACCGTAGATGATATGTCTTTAACAATCTCAGACTCTCAGTTGTACtgaaatacatttttaataagatcagtttattacttatcaaaaagagaaCTTTTATATTTGATAATGGTGTTAATTCaactttggtttgaaaaaaaccttttgattTGATTCAAAGGTGAGAAGTGTTTTTTTGGTTAGATTCatgtttgaaaagtgttttgaagAATATCTTACGTTTTGAATTgtgttaaaaaattgaaatgcacCACAAAATTAAAATAGTATCTCAGACTCTCAGTTGTACTGAAATGTGTTGTTCTGTGTGATTCTCCAACAATTTGTCTTTTCTCCCAGTGGTGGAGTACACCATCAGAATTACTAAAGTAATACTCACAAATTCACAGTTTAAGAGAACTCAAAACACATTAAGAGGGACCTGATGATCACTTTACACTTGAGAATTTCTCGTGATTTGTAGATACTATTGACTTTTAGAAAGGAAAGTAATGAAAGAAAGCTTGGAGAGAGGAAAGTGTTTGAGAGGAGAAAAAATCTTCTTGTATTGATAGATGTGCGTAAATGAATTACAACCGAGAGTCAAATATTTATACTAAGACTAAGAATCCAACTCGACTGTACAGCTAGGATCCAGCTCATACAAAACTGAATAACAAAAATGAAACTAATTAACAAAAACTTAACTAAAATAACAATTAGTCTAATCTAAACTGATAAAATATACCGTAATACCCCCCCTCAAGATGAAGGGAATATGTCAATAACATTCATCTTGGACTTGAGCAACTGAAAAGGACCCCAAGCTAAAGGCTTGGTGAATATATCAGCAACTTGATGCTGAGTATGAATGTGAAGAGTCCGTAGAATGCCTTCTTGGATTTTGTCCCGAACAAGATGGCAATCAAGCTCAATGTGCTTGGTCCTCTCATGGAAAACCGGGTTTGCAGCAATATGGAGGGCAGCCTTGCTGTCACAGAAAAGTAATGCAGCTTGTGGGTGATCAATCCTGAAATCCTTAAGTAAAGATAGAAGCCAAACAATCTCACATGCTGTGGAAGCCATGGATCGGTATTCTACTTCAGCGGAAGACCGAGAAACAGTATGTTGTTTCTTGGATTTCCAGGAAATAAGAGACTCTCCCAAGAAAACGCAAAAGCCAGTGATGGAACGGCGGGTGTCCGGACATCCTGCCCAATCCGAATCACAAAAAGGCTTTAAGTGAAAAGtggaagaagctgagaagaaaagACCTTGACCAGGAGACCCTTTAAGATATCTCAAAATTCTGTATGCTGCATCAAGATGGGGCTGTCTAGGATGAGCCATAAACTGACTAAGTTTCTGCACTGCATATGAGATGTCCGGGCGTGTGATTGTCAAGTAGAGAAGACGACCAATTAATCTTCGAAAAACTGATGGGTCTTCAAGCAAAACACCATCAGACTGAGATAACTTCAAGTTTGACTCCATAGGAAATTTTGCAGGCTTAGAAGCAAGGAGACCACAATCATCAATGATTTCTAAGGTATACTTTCGTTGAGAAACAGAAATACCTTGAGCACTTCGGGCAACCTCTAAACCAAGAAAAAATTTCAGAGGGCCGAGGTCTTTCAACTTAAACTGATTGTTCAAAAACACTGTCAACTGAGAAATAGCTTGAGAATCATTGCTGGCCAAGATAATATCGTCAACATAAACCAATAGAATCACAAAGGAAGAACCTTGAACCCGGGTAAACAAAGAATAATCAGAGCGAGATTGGTTAAAACCCGAATTAAGTAAAGTGGTAGAGAATTTGGAGAACCACTGTCTTGAAGCCTGTTTTAAACCGTACAGAGACTTGTTCAGTTTACAGACTTTAGAGGTGTCCTGTTTACAACTAGCAGGTAATAAAGTCCCGTGACAATCAAAACCGGGAGGAAGAGTCATATAAACCTCTTCGGGTAAATCACCATGTAAAAAGGCGTTATTTACATCTAATTGGtgtaaaaaccaatttttggcAGCAGCAACAGCAAGTAAAATTCTCACAGTAGTGAGCTTAGCAACTGGAGAAAAAGTGTCATAGTAATCCAGGCCCTCACACTGTGTGTACCCCTTGGCAACAAGCCTGGCCTTGTGACGCTCTATAGAGCCATCGGCCTTGTACTTGAGTTTAtaaacccatttacaaccaataggTTGCTTATGAGAGGGTAAGTCAACAATTGTCCAAGTATTATTAAGTTCAAGTGCAGATATCTCAGCATGCATAGCATCTATCCAAGACTGTGATTTAACGGCTTGGTAAAAATATTTCGGTTCAACATGAGAAGAAAGGCTAAG
Coding sequences within:
- the LOC133871948 gene encoding peptidyl-prolyl cis-trans isomerase FKBP18, chloroplastic; its protein translation is MASVRSLDKGTVDHRHLLQPCAKPTTNQAQCPKQAVFPIPISRRSAILISSLPFILISHSPPSEARERRNKKAIPLEDYLTSRDGLKYYDVVEGKGPVAEKGSTVQVHFDCRYRGITAVSSRESKLLAGNRSIAQPYEFKVGAPPGKERKREFVDSPNGLFSAQAAPKPPAAMYSVTEGMKVGGKRTVLVPPEAGYGQKGMNEIPPGATFELNIELLQAVLPE